In the genome of Opitutia bacterium KCR 482, one region contains:
- the ligA gene encoding NAD-dependent DNA ligase LigA, producing the protein MDSAEAKEKIQLLREQIAFHEKLYRVKNAPQISDNQFDTLMHELRALEDEFPQFYDPNSPSVRVGNDLSESFESVEHLSPMLSLDNVFDSAELEEFDARLKKVLETDADLRYCVEPKIDGAGISAVYENGRLVRLLTRGNGAKGDDITRNSFVVKNLPATLLGTNIPSLLEIRGEAYMERSEFLRISEVQREELTKKTLDKKLKELQKTDKSATYENVKLLPEELAAIEKKLPANPRNLTAGTLKLLDTAVLRSRSLMAIFYSVGAIEGVEIAEQHELPKILKSWGLPSVNWFALADGAHGAFEKICELEEIRAEFPFDTDGAVVKLDDCALHEKAGMTSHAPRWAIAWKYRAERAETRLNGITIQVGRTGAITPVAELEPIKRLSGTEVHRATLHNENYIVSKDIRIGDTVLVEKAGEIIPAVLGVVLEKRSPDAQAFVFPTHCPECGAQLRKLGEISRCPNMACPPQIRGRLEHFASRNCMDIRGLGEKVVAELTDKLDVRDPSDIYTLTRDKLLEIGKFKDKSADNLMKSIEESKSRELWRLIFGLGILEIGEQFAKELAAKFGSLDALMNADIEEIKSVEGMGSKSQKKKKSAENEEIAQPVRALSVRAFFDDEHNRGMIERLRAAGLNFEAHTKTVEGTPFSGKLFVITGKLESMGRDDAKKLIEKFGGKTASSVSAKTDYLISAEEHSSKMDAAKKFGTSILAESDFLKMLSEAEQAENAEQTPIEAPQSKEPAPKTGAWQPPDATEEQKKPADAPEESAKCKPRDDDAKFDDGGQGLLGF; encoded by the coding sequence ATGGACAGCGCAGAGGCAAAGGAAAAAATACAATTATTGCGGGAGCAAATTGCCTTCCACGAAAAGCTTTACCGCGTAAAAAACGCGCCGCAAATATCGGACAACCAGTTCGATACGCTTATGCATGAGCTTCGCGCCCTCGAAGACGAATTCCCCCAATTTTACGACCCCAACTCGCCGTCCGTGCGCGTCGGCAACGATCTCTCCGAATCGTTCGAATCCGTCGAGCACCTCTCGCCCATGCTCAGCCTCGACAATGTTTTCGACTCCGCCGAGCTTGAAGAATTCGACGCCCGCCTCAAAAAAGTGCTCGAAACCGACGCCGACCTGCGCTACTGCGTAGAGCCGAAAATCGACGGCGCGGGAATTTCCGCCGTATACGAAAACGGCAGGCTCGTCCGGCTTCTTACGCGCGGGAACGGCGCAAAGGGCGACGACATCACGAGAAATTCGTTTGTCGTAAAAAACCTGCCCGCTACCTTATTGGGAACAAACATTCCGTCGCTTTTGGAAATTCGCGGCGAGGCGTACATGGAGCGTTCCGAATTTTTGCGGATTTCGGAAGTCCAGCGCGAAGAGCTTACAAAAAAGACGCTCGACAAAAAGCTAAAAGAACTTCAAAAAACGGATAAATCCGCAACTTACGAAAACGTAAAACTTCTCCCCGAAGAACTTGCCGCAATAGAAAAAAAACTGCCCGCAAACCCGCGCAACCTGACGGCGGGCACTCTTAAATTGTTGGATACCGCCGTCTTGCGCTCGCGCTCGCTCATGGCGATTTTCTATTCGGTCGGCGCGATTGAAGGCGTCGAAATCGCCGAGCAGCACGAACTTCCCAAGATACTGAAATCGTGGGGTTTGCCGTCGGTAAACTGGTTCGCGCTCGCCGACGGAGCGCACGGAGCGTTCGAAAAAATTTGCGAGTTGGAGGAAATCCGCGCGGAATTTCCGTTCGACACCGACGGCGCGGTCGTGAAGCTCGACGACTGCGCCCTCCACGAAAAGGCTGGCATGACAAGCCACGCTCCGCGCTGGGCGATTGCCTGGAAATACCGAGCTGAACGCGCCGAAACGCGCCTTAACGGCATTACAATTCAGGTCGGCAGAACGGGAGCGATTACGCCCGTGGCGGAGCTTGAACCTATAAAAAGGCTGTCGGGCACGGAAGTGCACAGGGCGACCCTCCACAACGAAAACTACATAGTTTCCAAAGACATACGCATTGGAGACACCGTGCTTGTGGAAAAGGCGGGCGAAATTATCCCCGCCGTTCTGGGCGTCGTTTTGGAAAAGCGGTCGCCCGATGCCCAAGCCTTTGTTTTTCCCACGCACTGCCCAGAATGCGGAGCGCAACTGCGCAAATTGGGCGAAATTTCGCGCTGCCCGAACATGGCGTGCCCGCCGCAAATTCGCGGCAGACTCGAACACTTTGCGTCGCGCAACTGCATGGATATTCGCGGCTTGGGAGAAAAGGTTGTTGCGGAGCTTACCGACAAACTGGACGTGCGCGACCCGTCCGACATCTACACACTTACGCGCGACAAATTGCTTGAAATCGGCAAATTCAAAGACAAGAGCGCGGACAACCTCATGAAATCGATAGAGGAGTCGAAGTCGCGCGAGCTTTGGCGGCTGATTTTCGGCTTGGGAATTTTGGAAATCGGCGAGCAGTTCGCAAAAGAGCTTGCCGCAAAATTCGGCTCGCTCGACGCGCTCATGAACGCCGACATAGAGGAAATCAAGTCCGTTGAGGGCATGGGTTCGAAGTCTCAGAAAAAGAAGAAGTCAGCTGAAAATGAAGAAATTGCGCAACCCGTCCGCGCGCTTTCGGTTCGCGCGTTTTTCGACGACGAGCACAACAGGGGAATGATTGAACGCCTGCGGGCGGCGGGGCTTAATTTCGAAGCGCACACAAAGACAGTGGAGGGAACACCGTTTAGCGGCAAATTGTTCGTAATCACGGGGAAGCTCGAATCAATGGGACGCGACGACGCAAAAAAGCTAATCGAAAAATTCGGCGGCAAAACGGCGTCATCGGTAAGCGCAAAGACAGATTATCTTATTTCGGCGGAAGAACATAGCTCAAAAATGGACGCGGCAAAAAAATTCGGCACAAGCATTTTGGCAGAATCGGACTTCCTCAAAATGCTTTCGGAAGCCGAACAGGCGGAAAACGCCGAGCAAACGCCCATCGAAGCTCCCCAAAGCAAAGAACCCGCTCCCAAAACGGGCGCATGGCAACCCCCTGACGCTACCGAAGAACAGAAAAAGCCTGCCGACGCCCCAGAGGAATCGGCAAAATGCAAGCCCCGCGACGACGACGCAAAATTCGACGACGGTGGGCAGGGCCTTCTGGGCTTTTAA
- a CDS encoding SIMPL domain-containing protein (The SIMPL domain is named for its presence in mouse protein SIMPL (signalling molecule that associates with mouse pelle-like kinase). Bacterial member BP26, from Brucella, was shown to assemble into a channel-like structure, while YggE from E. coli has been associated with resistance to oxidative stress.): MKNKIFIFFTALVACATLIACSLIVVKPSILFRKPSGISVKGVATQKVVSDTANWTISVETSVNFNEAQKRNAFAETSANVEKVVNFLRENGFDNSEIRSSNITLGKLFKTNKDGYNTSEVCGKTAFASVDVATKKLELLDKVMAKSAAICGDAITINSPVYLYSKIEDLKLNLLAKATENAKSRAQTLASAGGAKLGNIMSATQGVFQITAPLSTETASYGMYDTSTIEKDVRCVVNAQFEIEK; this comes from the coding sequence ATGAAAAACAAGATATTTATATTTTTCACCGCACTTGTCGCGTGCGCGACGTTAATCGCGTGCTCGCTCATCGTGGTAAAACCAAGCATTTTGTTCCGCAAGCCGAGCGGAATAAGCGTAAAAGGCGTTGCAACGCAAAAAGTTGTGTCCGACACCGCGAACTGGACAATTTCAGTTGAAACGTCGGTAAACTTCAATGAAGCGCAAAAAAGAAACGCTTTTGCGGAGACCTCCGCAAACGTCGAAAAGGTCGTCAACTTCCTGCGCGAAAACGGCTTCGACAATTCCGAAATCCGCAGTTCGAACATCACCCTCGGCAAACTCTTCAAGACAAACAAAGACGGCTACAACACGAGCGAAGTCTGCGGCAAAACGGCGTTCGCAAGTGTCGATGTCGCAACAAAAAAGCTCGAATTGCTCGACAAGGTTATGGCGAAATCGGCGGCGATTTGCGGCGACGCAATCACAATCAACTCGCCCGTGTACCTCTACTCGAAAATCGAAGACTTGAAGCTCAATCTGCTTGCCAAGGCGACGGAAAACGCAAAGTCGCGCGCGCAGACGCTCGCAAGCGCGGGCGGCGCAAAGCTCGGCAACATAATGTCGGCAACGCAGGGCGTTTTCCAGATAACCGCGCCGCTTTCAACCGAAACCGCGTCTTACGGCATGTACGACACTTCCACAATAGAAAAAGACGTGCGGTGCGTCGTAAACGCGCAGTTTGAAATAGAAAAATAG
- a CDS encoding DUF1080 domain-containing protein, giving the protein MKKFIVSMAFAMLAGASAFAQKDPLVGFYTGKVENVKSYPFGWGSPELCLEVARFGDEYQLKLGERPLLRTDTYGFEKGLKAENGKIVVKDFSELKLSGEISPNGVVLKGKNPKGGETVATLKKTDIVSPTMGTPAPAGAIVLFDGKDTSEWQHKDGEPCCWKVEDGAFVSQKLIAGGKRKNGTIFTKRKFGALKMHLEFMMPTKYLNTNTRGNSGVHFGPYEVQIIDSFGGEGNWWQCGAIYRMHAPKTNASLEPGAWQTYDIEYRPAQFLNGKLVAYPELTVYHNGVRVQNKEPVFAPTDITQKHNPHTADPINLGLQDHGSPVSFRNIWVQPL; this is encoded by the coding sequence ATGAAAAAGTTTATTGTTTCCATGGCATTTGCGATGCTTGCGGGCGCGTCGGCGTTCGCGCAAAAAGACCCGCTTGTGGGCTTCTACACGGGGAAGGTCGAAAACGTGAAGTCCTACCCCTTCGGCTGGGGTAGCCCCGAACTTTGCCTTGAAGTGGCGCGTTTCGGCGACGAATACCAGCTCAAACTCGGCGAGCGCCCCCTTTTGCGCACCGACACCTACGGTTTCGAAAAAGGCCTCAAAGCCGAAAACGGGAAAATCGTCGTGAAAGACTTTTCCGAGCTTAAACTTTCGGGCGAGATTTCGCCGAACGGCGTTGTCCTCAAAGGCAAAAATCCCAAGGGCGGCGAAACCGTCGCGACTTTGAAGAAGACCGACATCGTTTCTCCCACAATGGGAACACCCGCTCCCGCCGGCGCAATCGTTCTCTTCGACGGCAAAGACACTTCCGAGTGGCAGCACAAAGACGGCGAGCCGTGTTGCTGGAAAGTCGAAGACGGCGCGTTCGTCTCGCAAAAACTTATCGCGGGCGGCAAGCGCAAAAACGGGACGATTTTCACGAAGCGCAAATTCGGCGCGCTCAAAATGCATCTTGAATTCATGATGCCAACAAAGTATTTGAATACTAACACGCGCGGAAATTCGGGCGTGCATTTCGGCCCGTACGAAGTGCAAATCATAGACTCGTTCGGCGGCGAGGGCAACTGGTGGCAGTGCGGGGCGATTTACAGAATGCACGCGCCTAAGACGAACGCGTCGCTCGAACCCGGCGCGTGGCAGACCTACGACATCGAGTACCGTCCCGCGCAGTTCCTTAACGGCAAACTTGTGGCGTATCCCGAACTTACCGTGTACCACAACGGCGTGCGCGTGCAAAACAAAGAGCCGGTTTTTGCGCCGACCGACATCACCCAAAAGCACAATCCGCACACAGCCGACCCAATCAATCTCGGCTTGCAAGACCACGGTTCGCCCGTGTCTTTCCGCAATATTTGGGTGCAACCCCTTTAA
- a CDS encoding polyprenyl synthetase family protein yields the protein MTTEEFKKEFEARRLKVEAAIDKYLPAEDTRPSIVHKAMRYSMEAGGKRIRPMLLLAAHDMFPSEIDPLPACVAIECLHTYSLIHDDLPCMDNSDLRRGKPTCHMQFDETMALLAGDALLTYSFRLLADAYKAYPKVAAGLVLDLADAGGSTKMIGGQVEDVLGERDGKMTPEKLDFIHHNKTAALITAAVTMGVRLADDYSEEKLEVAREIGKNIGLAFQVIDDILDVVSDDATMGKTTHLDAANDKMTYVSLYGIDRSREIAAELTAKAVALCEKLSPKCDFLKALIGYMQNRIN from the coding sequence ATGACAACCGAAGAATTCAAAAAAGAGTTTGAAGCGCGCCGCCTTAAAGTGGAGGCGGCAATAGACAAATACCTCCCCGCGGAGGACACGCGGCCGTCAATCGTCCACAAGGCGATGAGGTACAGCATGGAGGCGGGCGGCAAGAGAATCCGCCCGATGCTGTTGCTTGCCGCGCACGACATGTTCCCGTCGGAAATCGACCCGCTACCCGCGTGCGTCGCCATTGAATGCCTGCACACGTACTCGCTTATCCACGACGACCTTCCCTGCATGGACAACTCCGACCTCCGCAGGGGCAAGCCCACATGCCACATGCAGTTCGACGAAACCATGGCGCTGCTCGCCGGCGACGCCCTGCTGACGTACTCGTTCCGGCTTTTGGCGGACGCATACAAGGCGTACCCGAAAGTTGCGGCGGGCTTGGTTCTCGACCTCGCCGACGCTGGCGGAAGCACCAAGATGATAGGCGGGCAGGTTGAGGACGTTCTCGGCGAGCGCGACGGCAAGATGACGCCCGAAAAGCTCGACTTTATCCACCACAACAAAACGGCGGCTCTCATTACTGCGGCGGTCACCATGGGCGTAAGGCTTGCGGACGACTATTCCGAAGAGAAGCTTGAAGTTGCCCGCGAAATCGGCAAGAACATAGGCCTTGCATTTCAGGTGATTGACGACATTCTTGATGTCGTAAGCGACGACGCCACGATGGGCAAAACAACCCACCTCGACGCCGCAAACGACAAAATGACATACGTCTCGCTTTACGGAATCGACCGCTCTCGCGAAATCGCGGCGGAACTCACCGCAAAGGCGGTCGCCCTCTGCGAAAAGCTCAGCCCCAAGTGCGATTTCCTCAAAGCGCTTATAGGCTACATGCAAAACAGAATAAACTAA
- the fabV gene encoding enoyl-ACP reductase FabV: MVVAPKVKGFLCITAHPEGCAANVREQIEYVKSRGEIKNGCKCALVIGSSTGYGLASRIVSAFGCGASTVGVFFERPADVARERPASAGWYNTAEFTKQAESAGLYAANINGDAFSDEIKKQAIEAIKKSPQGKVDLIVYSLASPRRTDPKTGEVYKSVLKTVGEEREDKSLDTDRGAVVNVKVPAANEREIFETVKTMGGEDWELWVKALDEAGVLAEGCTSVAYSYIGPKLTYPIYRSGTIGLAKADLEKTAERIDGLLKLHRGKAFVSMNKALVTQASSAIPVVPLYVSILYKVMKEKGIHEDCIRQIERLFAENLYNDNFLDFDEQGRVRIDNLELRDDVQKAVFDIWPKVSTENLYELTDFAGYKSEFMKLFGFGRPDIDYSKDVQI, translated from the coding sequence ATGGTAGTTGCTCCCAAAGTCAAGGGCTTTCTGTGCATTACCGCGCACCCAGAAGGTTGCGCGGCGAACGTGCGCGAACAAATAGAATATGTTAAAAGCAGGGGCGAAATCAAAAACGGCTGCAAATGCGCGCTCGTTATCGGCTCGTCCACGGGCTACGGACTGGCGAGCCGCATAGTGTCGGCATTCGGCTGCGGAGCTTCGACGGTGGGCGTGTTCTTCGAGCGTCCCGCCGACGTCGCGCGCGAACGCCCCGCAAGCGCGGGCTGGTACAACACGGCCGAATTTACGAAACAGGCGGAATCGGCGGGGCTTTACGCCGCGAACATCAACGGCGACGCGTTTTCGGACGAAATCAAAAAACAGGCGATAGAGGCAATCAAAAAGTCCCCGCAGGGAAAGGTGGATTTGATTGTGTACTCGCTCGCGTCGCCGCGCCGCACCGACCCGAAAACGGGCGAAGTCTACAAGAGCGTTCTCAAAACCGTCGGCGAAGAGCGCGAAGACAAGAGCCTCGACACCGACAGGGGCGCGGTCGTGAACGTCAAAGTTCCCGCCGCCAACGAGCGCGAGATTTTCGAAACCGTCAAGACCATGGGCGGCGAAGATTGGGAGCTTTGGGTTAAGGCTCTCGACGAGGCTGGCGTGCTCGCCGAAGGCTGCACAAGCGTTGCGTACTCCTACATCGGTCCGAAGCTCACATACCCCATTTACCGCAGCGGCACGATAGGGCTTGCAAAGGCGGACCTCGAAAAAACCGCCGAGCGAATCGACGGGCTTTTGAAGCTCCACAGGGGCAAGGCGTTTGTCTCGATGAACAAGGCGCTCGTAACGCAGGCGAGCAGCGCGATTCCCGTCGTGCCGCTCTACGTCTCGATTCTCTACAAGGTGATGAAGGAAAAGGGAATCCACGAAGACTGCATTCGCCAAATCGAGCGGCTCTTTGCGGAAAATCTCTACAACGACAATTTCCTCGACTTCGACGAGCAGGGGCGCGTGAGAATCGACAACCTCGAACTCCGCGACGACGTCCAAAAAGCCGTTTTCGACATCTGGCCGAAAGTGAGCACCGAAAACCTCTACGAGCTTACCGACTTCGCCGGCTACAAGAGCGAATTCATGAAGCTATTCGGCTTCGGGCGTCCCGACATAGACTACTCGAAAGACGTTCAAATTTAA